From one Mycobacterium colombiense CECT 3035 genomic stretch:
- a CDS encoding PucR family transcriptional regulator, translated as MAGVGLGQLLLALDATLVSLVDAPRGLDLPVASAALIDSDDVRLGLAAAAGSADVFFLLGVADDEALRWVDKQARERVPVAIFVKEPSNALVARAVAAGSAVVAADPRARWERLYQLVNHVLEHHGDRADATDDSGTDLFGLAQSLADRIHGMVSIENAQSHVLAYSASNDEADELRRLSILGRAGPPDHLEWIGQWGIFDALRSGGDVVRVAERPELGLRPRLAVGIYRPAPDARRPPVFAGTIWVQQGSQPLADDAEEMLRGAAVLAGRIMSRLAARPSTHARRVQQLLGLADAETPAGVDVAAIAAELGLAADGDAALIGWDAADGSPGHGRLADVIALSASAFRADSQVASNGARTYVLVPQTRNRSVASWVRGTIGAMRDELGVQLRAAIAAPVAGLAGVAAARTEVDRVLDSAERHPISFGQVTSLAEARTTVLLDEIVTLVGGDERLIDPRIVALRDDDPVLAETLRVYLDAFGDIAAAAQSLRVHPNTVRYRVRRIEKLLSTSLTDPEVRLLFSLGLRVLESR; from the coding sequence ATGGCCGGTGTGGGGCTGGGACAGCTGCTACTCGCGCTGGACGCGACCCTGGTGAGCCTGGTCGACGCGCCCCGCGGCCTGGACCTGCCGGTGGCGTCGGCCGCACTGATCGACTCCGACGACGTGCGGCTCGGCCTGGCCGCCGCGGCGGGTTCCGCGGATGTCTTCTTTTTGCTCGGCGTCGCCGACGACGAGGCGCTGCGCTGGGTGGACAAGCAGGCGCGCGAGCGCGTGCCGGTGGCCATATTCGTCAAAGAGCCGTCGAATGCCTTGGTGGCCAGGGCCGTTGCGGCCGGCTCGGCCGTGGTGGCCGCCGACCCGCGGGCCCGCTGGGAGCGGCTCTACCAGTTGGTCAACCACGTCCTGGAGCACCACGGGGACCGCGCGGACGCGACGGACGACTCGGGCACCGACCTGTTCGGGTTGGCGCAGTCGCTCGCCGACCGCATCCACGGCATGGTCAGCATCGAGAACGCCCAGTCGCACGTCCTGGCGTACTCCGCGTCCAACGACGAAGCCGACGAGCTGCGCCGCCTCTCCATCCTGGGCAGGGCCGGCCCGCCCGACCATCTCGAGTGGATCGGCCAATGGGGCATCTTCGACGCGTTGCGGTCGGGCGGCGACGTGGTGCGCGTCGCCGAGCGTCCCGAGCTGGGGCTGCGCCCGCGACTGGCCGTCGGCATCTACCGGCCCGCACCGGATGCGCGGCGGCCGCCGGTGTTCGCCGGAACCATCTGGGTGCAGCAGGGCTCGCAACCGCTGGCCGACGACGCCGAGGAGATGTTGCGGGGCGCCGCCGTGCTGGCCGGCCGCATCATGTCGCGGCTGGCGGCCCGGCCGTCGACGCATGCCCGGCGGGTGCAGCAGCTGCTGGGCCTCGCCGACGCGGAAACCCCTGCGGGGGTCGACGTTGCCGCGATCGCCGCCGAACTCGGCCTGGCCGCCGACGGCGACGCGGCGCTGATCGGTTGGGACGCGGCGGACGGTTCACCCGGACACGGCCGGCTCGCCGATGTTATCGCGCTGAGCGCCAGCGCCTTTCGCGCTGACTCCCAGGTCGCGTCGAACGGCGCGCGCACGTACGTGCTTGTCCCCCAGACGCGCAACCGTTCGGTCGCCTCGTGGGTGCGCGGCACCATCGGCGCCATGCGCGACGAACTCGGGGTGCAGCTACGCGCGGCCATCGCCGCACCGGTCGCCGGCCTGGCCGGGGTTGCCGCGGCGCGCACCGAGGTGGACCGCGTGCTGGACAGCGCTGAGCGGCACCCGATTTCGTTCGGGCAGGTGACATCGCTGGCCGAGGCGCGTACCACTGTTCTGCTAGATGAGATCGTGACCCTGGTCGGCGGCGACGAGCGGTTGATCGATCCGCGGATCGTGGCGCTGCGCGACGACGATCCGGTGCTGGCCGAGACGTTGCGGGTCTATCTGGACGCCTTCGGCGACATCGCGGCGGCCGCGCAATCGTTGCGGGTGCATCCGAATACGGTTCGCTACCGGGTTAGGCGGATCGAGAAGTTGTTGTCGACGTCGCTGACCGATCCCGAGGTGCGGCTGCTGTTTTCGCTCGGATTGCGCGTGCTGGAAAGCCGTTGA
- the fadD21 gene encoding fatty-acid--AMP ligase FAAL21/FadD21 codes for MQSSSVVSLLRERAGLQPDDVAFRYTDYEQDWAGVTESLTWAQLYQRTLNVAHEVKRHGTAGDRAVILAPQGVGYIVAFLGAIQAGLIAVPLSVPQPGSHDERVAAVLADTAPSVVLTTSAAAATVNDYLHHPAAAGPAVIAIDALDLDEPNSSSIRISGAPSIAYLQYTSGSTRLPAGVMVSHRNLHANFRQLMAAYFPDFNGVAPRDTVCVSWLPFYHDMGLMQGVIAPILGGYRGDVTSPIAFLQRPARWIHAMSQTNPVFSAAPNFAFELAVRKTTDDELAGVDLGNVISIVSGAERIHPATLDRFCKRFAPYGFREHMMQPSYGLAEATVYVASRAEGGPPRVVHFEPERMSEGSAQRCPAETGSPLLSYGTPTSPMVRIVDPDTRTGCPAGTVGEIWVSGDNVADGYWEKPEDTRRTFGGVLAGASCGTPEGPWLRTGDLGFICDDEMFIVGRMKDLLIVYGRNHYPEDIESTVQRITGGRVAAISVPVDETEKLVTIIELKKRGDSDEDAKRTLDTVKNDVTAAISNSHGLNVADLVLVAPGSIPTTTSGKIRRAACVEQYRRRRFTRLDA; via the coding sequence ATGCAGTCTTCGTCGGTCGTCTCCCTGTTGCGGGAACGCGCCGGCCTGCAACCCGACGACGTGGCGTTTCGGTACACCGATTACGAGCAGGACTGGGCCGGTGTCACCGAAAGCCTGACGTGGGCCCAGCTGTATCAGCGCACCCTGAACGTCGCGCACGAGGTCAAGCGGCACGGCACCGCCGGGGACCGCGCCGTCATCCTCGCCCCCCAGGGCGTCGGCTACATCGTGGCGTTCCTGGGAGCGATCCAGGCCGGGCTGATCGCGGTCCCGCTCTCGGTGCCGCAGCCGGGCTCACACGACGAGCGCGTCGCCGCCGTCCTGGCCGACACCGCACCCTCCGTCGTCCTGACCACGTCCGCGGCCGCCGCGACCGTGAACGACTACCTGCACCACCCGGCGGCCGCCGGGCCCGCCGTCATCGCGATCGACGCGCTGGATCTGGACGAGCCGAATTCGTCGAGCATCCGGATCAGCGGCGCCCCGAGCATCGCCTACCTGCAGTACACGTCGGGCTCCACCCGCCTTCCGGCCGGCGTCATGGTTTCGCACCGCAACCTGCACGCGAACTTCCGGCAACTGATGGCCGCGTACTTTCCCGATTTCAACGGCGTGGCCCCGCGCGACACCGTCTGCGTGTCGTGGCTGCCCTTCTACCACGACATGGGGTTGATGCAGGGCGTCATCGCACCGATCCTGGGCGGCTACCGGGGCGATGTGACGAGCCCGATCGCGTTCCTGCAGCGCCCGGCGCGCTGGATTCACGCGATGTCCCAAACCAACCCGGTGTTCTCCGCCGCGCCGAACTTCGCCTTCGAGCTCGCGGTCCGCAAGACCACCGACGACGAGCTGGCCGGAGTCGACCTGGGCAACGTCATCAGCATCGTCAGCGGCGCCGAACGGATCCATCCCGCCACGCTCGACCGGTTCTGTAAACGGTTCGCACCGTACGGCTTTCGCGAGCACATGATGCAGCCCTCCTACGGGCTGGCCGAGGCCACCGTCTACGTGGCCAGCCGCGCCGAGGGCGGCCCCCCGCGCGTCGTCCACTTCGAACCGGAGCGGATGTCGGAGGGCAGCGCGCAGCGGTGCCCGGCCGAAACCGGCTCACCGCTGCTGAGTTACGGCACACCGACGTCGCCGATGGTGCGGATCGTCGACCCCGATACCCGCACTGGATGCCCGGCCGGGACGGTCGGTGAGATCTGGGTCAGCGGCGACAACGTCGCCGACGGCTACTGGGAGAAGCCCGAGGACACCCGGCGCACCTTCGGCGGCGTCTTGGCCGGCGCGTCCTGCGGCACCCCCGAGGGCCCGTGGCTGCGCACCGGCGACCTCGGCTTCATCTGCGACGACGAGATGTTCATCGTGGGCCGGATGAAGGATCTGCTGATCGTCTACGGCCGCAACCACTATCCCGAAGACATCGAGTCGACGGTGCAGCGGATCACCGGCGGCCGCGTCGCGGCGATCTCGGTTCCCGTCGACGAGACCGAAAAGTTGGTCACCATCATCGAATTGAAAAAGCGCGGTGATTCCGACGAAGACGCGAAGCGCACCCTCGACACCGTCAAGAACGACGTCACCGCGGCGATATCGAACTCGCACGGGCTCAACGTCGCCGATCTGGTGCTGGTGGCGCCGGGATCGATTCCCACCACGACCAGCGGCAAGATCCGGCGGGCCGCGTGCGTCGAGCAGTACCGCCGCCGGCGGTTCACCCGGCTGGACGCCTAG
- a CDS encoding DUF6955 family protein: protein MSTAEKKIKVNVWINEERLEALANAGMADRAIDAFAGMKLLEIYTTDEQKDVLLQRFPGAKYDSATTRSIELLPKRVKDRLLELSIKMHSTGPDVVGRFLEEAQTANSQ from the coding sequence ATGAGTACTGCGGAGAAGAAGATCAAGGTCAACGTCTGGATCAACGAGGAACGGCTGGAAGCGCTCGCGAATGCCGGAATGGCGGACCGGGCGATCGACGCGTTCGCCGGCATGAAGCTGCTCGAGATCTACACCACCGACGAGCAGAAAGACGTTCTGCTGCAGCGCTTTCCCGGTGCAAAGTACGACTCGGCCACCACCCGCTCGATCGAGCTGCTCCCGAAGCGGGTCAAGGACAGGCTGCTCGAGTTGTCCATCAAGATGCACTCCACCGGTCCCGACGTGGTGGGTCGCTTCCTCGAGGAAGCCCAGACGGCGAACAGCCAGTAG
- the sat gene encoding sulfate adenylyltransferase, translating to MSYQGHNGKPIVERVSTENAASRIDGLPRIPISKATAHEVISLSYGFFTPLAGFMGRREVDGTLDNFQLPDGTLWSIPIVFDLSADDVDKYGVKEGHSVVLEYLDAPMAILEVSEIYEYDLARLAEKTYGTADTRHPGVKKTLAYANRFIGGDITLINEPVFNEPFKSFWLTPRQHQDALAKKNWKRAVAHQTRNVPHTGHEALMKQAWLAANEDQPVDHLNTGVLVNAIIGQKRVGDYIDEAILLAQNELRTSGYFREDVHLVSFTLWDMRYAGPREAIFHAILRTNLGCTHHMFGRDHAGVGDFYHPYDSQNILKQYRSELGIKPVFLRENWYCPVCQEVTNSALCGHDDQSQSFSGSLIRSILTDEVKPTQQVMRHEVFEVVMDSAAKYGQGSPFVTEEYLKDRLPVFTLNQLENS from the coding sequence ATGAGCTACCAAGGCCATAACGGGAAGCCGATCGTGGAACGAGTGTCCACCGAGAATGCGGCGAGCCGGATTGACGGGTTGCCGCGCATCCCGATCTCCAAAGCCACCGCGCACGAGGTGATCAGCCTGTCCTACGGTTTCTTCACCCCCCTGGCGGGTTTCATGGGCCGCCGCGAGGTGGATGGCACGCTGGACAACTTCCAGCTGCCGGACGGCACGCTGTGGAGCATCCCGATCGTCTTCGACCTGTCCGCCGACGACGTCGACAAGTACGGGGTGAAAGAGGGCCACAGCGTCGTCCTCGAGTATCTCGACGCCCCGATGGCGATCTTGGAGGTCTCCGAGATCTACGAGTACGACCTGGCGCGCTTGGCCGAAAAGACCTACGGCACCGCGGATACCCGGCACCCGGGTGTCAAGAAGACGCTGGCTTACGCGAATCGTTTCATCGGCGGCGACATCACGCTCATCAACGAGCCGGTGTTCAACGAACCCTTCAAGAGCTTCTGGCTCACGCCGCGGCAGCACCAGGACGCGCTGGCGAAGAAGAACTGGAAGCGTGCCGTCGCCCATCAGACCCGCAACGTTCCGCACACCGGTCACGAGGCGTTGATGAAGCAAGCGTGGCTGGCAGCGAACGAGGACCAGCCCGTCGACCACCTGAACACCGGCGTGCTGGTCAACGCCATCATCGGCCAGAAGCGCGTCGGCGACTACATCGACGAGGCGATCCTCCTGGCGCAGAACGAGTTACGGACGAGCGGGTATTTCCGCGAGGACGTCCACCTGGTGTCGTTCACGCTGTGGGACATGCGCTACGCCGGGCCCCGCGAGGCCATCTTCCACGCGATCCTGCGGACGAACCTCGGCTGCACGCATCACATGTTCGGCCGGGACCACGCCGGGGTCGGCGATTTCTACCACCCCTACGACTCGCAGAACATCCTCAAGCAATACCGCAGCGAGCTGGGGATCAAGCCGGTGTTCCTGCGGGAGAACTGGTACTGCCCGGTGTGCCAGGAGGTCACCAACTCGGCGCTGTGCGGCCACGACGACCAATCACAAAGCTTCAGCGGCAGCCTGATTCGCAGCATCCTGACCGACGAGGTCAAGCCGACCCAACAGGTGATGCGCCACGAGGTGTTCGAGGTGGTGATGGACAGCGCCGCCAAGTACGGCCAGGGCTCGCCGTTCGTCACCGAGGAGTACCTGAAGGACAGGTTGCCGGTCTTCACGCTGAACCAATTGGAGAACTCATGA
- the cysC gene encoding adenylyl-sulfate kinase, translating to MSNNITWHEHQISRAERERLNGHKGCVIWFTGLSGSGKSTVANVVEQKLYERGIRSFLLDGDNVRYGLNAGPELLEERHGPEFAKRFGLGFSAQDREENIRRIGAVAKLFCESGAIALTAFISPYVRDRDAIRATLDDGDFQEIFIDTPIEICEQRDPKGLYKKARAGEIKGFTGIDDPYEAPTRPELRLDGGTKDADTLAEEVIAHLERAGVISGPARPDA from the coding sequence ATGTCGAACAACATCACCTGGCACGAACACCAGATAAGCCGCGCCGAACGCGAAAGACTCAACGGCCACAAGGGCTGCGTCATCTGGTTCACCGGGCTGAGCGGCAGCGGCAAGAGCACGGTGGCCAACGTCGTCGAGCAGAAGCTCTACGAGCGGGGCATTCGCAGCTTTCTGCTGGACGGGGACAACGTCCGTTATGGGCTCAACGCCGGTCCGGAACTGCTCGAGGAGCGGCACGGACCCGAGTTCGCCAAGCGGTTCGGTCTCGGGTTTTCGGCCCAGGATCGCGAGGAGAACATCCGCCGCATCGGCGCGGTCGCGAAGCTGTTCTGTGAGTCCGGCGCCATCGCGCTGACGGCCTTCATCAGCCCCTACGTCCGCGATCGTGACGCGATTCGGGCCACCCTGGACGACGGCGATTTCCAGGAGATCTTCATCGACACCCCGATTGAGATTTGCGAGCAGCGTGATCCCAAAGGCCTGTACAAGAAAGCCCGCGCGGGCGAGATCAAAGGGTTCACCGGAATCGACGACCCCTACGAGGCCCCGACGCGGCCCGAGCTGCGGCTCGACGGCGGCACCAAGGACGCGGACACGCTGGCCGAGGAAGTGATCGCCCATCTCGAGCGCGCGGGCGTCATCTCGGGCCCGGCACGGCCGGACGCTTAG